A single window of Lutzomyia longipalpis isolate SR_M1_2022 chromosome 1, ASM2433408v1 DNA harbors:
- the LOC129796110 gene encoding probable cytochrome P450 6a17 — translation MFWVLFGIILGCFLGGFLRLIKRLRYWKERGVPYIEANSNFTKNPVTSFVADYVELKKRAGKFPFIGIYDYTVPMAMITDLDFAKKVLVKDFAYFKDRVDYTNVKEDPLSGLLIFKIGEEWRICRRKFGTIFTLKNLKMFHTSMVDAAMEFHKHMVGQMDGDVNASDLVHRQTVEICGRISFGTIFASIRNQEEFRSLLDEIKKVTYNILIFFFVATWFPTLCRLFKIKVANATHAKLFTKHMEKSLQQVAENVSQEVTMAGLFVKNQKSGDLTFNDTIGFFYSFYSGQFDVINKTLIHAMYELGLNQEIQNRARKEIAETLNKFDGEWSFDACMEMNYIDQIIYETLRKYPILFILTRICRQDYAVEGTSFTIEKGTRIVIPVYKIHHDPDIYPDPEKFIPERFTKDAIEGRHSCAWLPFGDGLKVCIGKRFAIMQIRNQLMSFISTYRFCISPKMKEPLQFDDFGSDLPTNTMWLTFERI, via the exons atgtTTTGGGTTCTTTTTGGGATTATCCTGGGATGTttccttggaggatttttgagattgataaaAAGATTGAGGTACTGGAAGGAACGAGGTGTACCCTACATTGAagcaaattcaaattttacaaaaaatccaGTAACATCTTTCGTGGCTGACTACGTGGAACTTAAGAAAAGAGCAggaaagtttccttttatTGGAATCTACGACTATACAGTACCAATGGCCATGATAACTGATTTGGATTTCGCAAAGAAAGTCCTCGTGAAGGATTTCGCGTATTTTAAAGATCGAGTTGATTATACAAATGTCAAGGAAGATCCTCTATCGGGattacttatttttaaaattggtgAAGAATGGAGGATATGCAGGAGGAAATTTGGTACAATTTTCAcgttaaaaaatctcaaaatgttCCACACCTCAATGGTGGATGCTGCAATGGAATTCCACAAACATATGGTTGGACAGATGGATGGTGATGTCAATGCTAGTGACCTTGTTCATCGACAAACCGTGGAAATTTGTGGAAGGATTTCCTTCGGAACGATTTTCGCATCAATAAGGAATCAAGAGGAATTTCGTAGCCTCTtggatgaaattaaaaaagttacatATAATatcttgatatttttcttcgttGCAACCTGGTTTCCGACCTTGTGtagactttttaaaattaaagttgcAAATGCCACACATGCAAAACTCTTCACAAAGCATATGGAAAAAAGTCTGCAACAGGTAGCGGAAAATGTCTCACAAGAAGTAACGATGGCAGgattatttgtgaaaaatcaaaaatcagGAGATTTAACATTCAACGATACAATTGGATTCTTTTATAGCTTCTACAGTGGTCAGTTTGACGTAATAAATAAGACTCTAATCCATGCTATGTACGAACTAGGACTGAATCAGGAGATTCAAAATCGTgctagaaaagaaattgctgAGACACTTAATAAGTTTGATGGTGAATGGAGTTTCGATGCGTGCATGGAAATGAACTATATAGATCAAATTATCTATG AAACCCTCAGAAAGTATCCTATTTTGTTCATCCTGACAAGAATTTGCAGACAAGACTACGCAGTTGAAGGTACGAGTTTCACCATTGAAAAAGGAACTCGAATTGTCATTCCCGTCTATAAAATTCACCATGACCCGGATATCTATCCTGATCCAGAGAAATTTATCCCTGAGCGATTCACAAAGGACGCCATCGAGGGTCGACATTCCTGCGCATGGCTCCCTTTTGGGGATGGTCTAAAGGTTTGCATTGGCAAGAGATTTGCAATAATGCAAATTCGAAATCAGCTAATGAGCTTCATTTCTACGTACCGCTTTTGTATTTCACCCAAAATGAAGGAACCACTTCAATTTGACGACTTTGGATCAGATCTGCCCACAAATACTATGTGGCTTACATTTGAAAGgatataa